One genomic window of Arachis stenosperma cultivar V10309 chromosome 10, arast.V10309.gnm1.PFL2, whole genome shotgun sequence includes the following:
- the LOC130955772 gene encoding calmodulin-interacting protein 111 isoform X1: MPSSNSNKKKHSKSKHEAASSAPPVTPPRTPSRPDDEADLAASLCLPEASRRYPSFIGASAFVAQISAVDNAPNSKDSRIWLSELAMVSSSLAPGTLVSVSIASSMNRSVQLNPLKSLVDECVRCYGLETGKTLNDDVTGNYFVLATVFPSTKVLKNGVRLSSNISCTMGCPPLGTIVFVYPVQKQYLSGLANGSNELHYTESNCLSIYNCKELYLQLAPHKDGFQLDINNSASVTKSQVQSDSDIFASPSTPSNGSKFSNASVLSSPRFEDSASTIPIQNNQSMASFNIMDALGDESSKKLLQACATSWLYSRYLLLGNFVSVPMFSEVCIFQVIGAKKSPVDRADNYSSNGINNLCLEDSDVAENVNEAIVVNCETKVFLSLQSNAASKESIQRDLPSEKRKAEVANPSIYDNISKLGGLSKEYTVLKDIISSSVKDALSSFGLRITRGVLLHGPPGIGKTSLAQLCAHDVGVNFFQINGPEIVTQYFGESEQALHEVFDSAIQAAPAVVFIDELDAIAPARKDGGEELSQRMVATLLNLMDGISRTEGLLVIAATNRPDHIEPALRRPGRFDKEIEIGVPSPKQRLDILFTLLCGVDHSLSDLQVEHLATVTHGFVGADLAALCNEAALICLRRYANLKKSCGDSSNDLTEQPTLMNGETNSRNQSGIATSSVSESDTSVASNAVLQLCMMDTTSESMEIISDSDKDHNLKVSFEDFQKARMKIRPSAMREVILEVPKVNWEDVGGQNEVKAQLMEAVEWPQKHRDAFNRIGTRPPTGVLMFGPPGCSKTLMARAVASEAGLNFLAVKGPELFSKWVGESEKAVRSLFAKARTNAPSIVFFDEIDSLAVTRGKESDGVSVSDRVMSQLLVELDGLHQRVNVTVIAATNRPDKIDPALLRPGRFDRLLYVGPPNETDREDIFRIHLRKIPCDSDVSIKELAHLTDGCTGADISLICREAAVAAIEENLGASVISMKHLKKAINQVQPSEVQSYQKLSAKFQRAVRSCDTNELDHMPHKSGYTSFNVRRNVLKSCALLLPIPAVILYLRTARSG, encoded by the exons ATGCCTTCTTCGAATTCGAATAAGAAGAAGCATTCCAAGTCAAAGCACGAAGCTGCTTCTTCTGCACCACCGGTTACTCCTCCTCGAACGCCGTCACGCCCCGACGACGAGGCCGACCTCGCCGCTTCTCTCTGCCTTCCAGAAGCTTCTCGAAGGTACCCTTCCTTCATCGGAGCATCTGCCTTTGTAGCTCAAATCTCCGCCGTTGATAATGCGCCTAATTCCAAGGACTCCAGAATCTGGCTCTCCGAACTTGCCATGGTTTCCTCTTCTCTTGCCCCTGGTACTCTTGTCTCG GTGTCAATTGCTTCATCAATGAACAGAAGTGTGCAATTGAATCCTCTCAAGTCATTAGTTGATGAATGTGTTAGATGCTACGGCTTGGAAACTGGGAAGACGTTGAACGATGATGTCACAGGGAATTACTTTGTGCTTGCAACTGTTTTCCCTTCTACGAAG GTTTTGAAGAATGGAGTACGTCTGTCCTCAAATATTTCTTGTACAATGGGATGTCCTCCTTTGGGTACAATAGTGTTTGTTTACCCAGTACAGAAACAGTACTTATCTGGTCTTGCAAATGGGAGCAATGAACTGCATTATACAGAAAGTAATTGTCTCTCGATATATAATTGCAAGGAATTGTATCTACAGCTTGCTCCTCATAAGGATGGATTTCAATTGGACATTAATAACTCAGCCTCTGTGACGAAATCCCAAGTCCAATCAGACAGTGATATTTTTGCATCTCCTAGCACACCTTCTAATGGATCAAAATTTTCTAATGCTAGTGTGTTGTCTTCTCCAAGATTTGAAGATTCAGCATCAACTATACCCATTCAGAATAATCAATCTATGGCTTCATTCAATATTATGGATGCATTAGGAGATGAAAGTTCGAAAAAATTACTACAGGCATGTGCAACATCATGGTTATATTCTCGTTATTTACTGCTAGGTAATTTTGTCTCTGTACCAATGTTTTCAGAGGTGTGCATTTTCCAAGTGATAGGAGCCAAAAAGTCACCAGTTGATAGAGCTGATAATTATTCATCAAATGGGATCAATAATTTGTGTCTTGAGGATTCTGATGTAGCAGAAAATGTGAATGAGGCAATAGTTGTCAATTGTGAAACAAAGGTATTTTTATCTTTGCAATCAAATGCAGCATCTAAAGAGTCAATTCAAAGGGATTTGCCCAGTGAAAAACGTAAAGCAGAGGTTGCTAATCCTAGCATATATGATAATATTTCTAAACTGGGTGGTCTCTCTAAAGAATATACAGTTTTAAAGGATATAATTTCTTCATCAGTAAAGGATGCTTTATCAAG TTTTGGTTTACGTATCACAAGAGGAGTCCTTCTACATGGTCCACCTGGTATAGGGAAGACTTCCCTTGCTCAATTATGTGCTCATGATGTTGGGGTAAATTTTTTCCAAATAAATGGACCTGAAATTGTTACCCAGTATTTTGGGGAAAGTGAGCAAGCATTGCATGAAGTTTTTGATTCAGCAATTCAAGCTGCACCTGCTGTG GTATTCATTGATGAATTAGATGCAATTGCCCCTGCAAGAAAAGATGGAGGTGAAGAGCTATCTCAAAGAATGGTTGCAACATTATTGAATTTGATGGATGGAATTAGTAGAACCGAAGGGTTGCTTGTAATTGCTGCCACCAACAGGCCTGATCATATTGAGCCGGCTCTCCGACGACCTGGAAGATTTGACAAAGAAATCGAAATTG GTGTGCCGTCCCCAAAACAACGCTTGGATATTTTGTTCACTCTTCTTTGTGGAGTGGATCATTCTCTCTCAGATTTACAAGTTGAACACCTTGCCACTGTCACTCATGGTTTTGTGGGCGCTGATCTGGCTGCCCTTTGCAATGAGGCGGCGCTGATTTGTCTAAGACGTTATGCTAATTTAAAGAAGAGTTGTGGTGATTCTTCCAATGATCTAACAGAGCAACCCACATTGATGAATGGTGAAACAAACTCCAGAAATCAATCAGGTATTGCAACTTCATCTGTTTCAGAATCTGATACATCAGTGGCCTCCAATGCTGTATTACAGCTCTGCATGATGGACACAACTTCGGAATCTATGGAAATAATTTCTGATAGTGATAAAGACCACAATTTGAAAGTCAGTTTTGAAGATTTTCAGAAGGCTAGAATGAAAATAAGACCCAGTGCCATGCGAGAG GTAATCCTTGAGGTTCCAAAGGTCAATTGGGAAGATGTAGGTGGTCAAAATGAAGTCAAAGCTCAGTTAATGGAAGCTGTAGAGTGGCCCCAGAAGCACCGTGATGCGTTCAACCGTATTGGGACTCGCCCTCCTACAGGTGTATTGATGTTTGGGCCTCCAGGTTGTAGCAAAACCCTCATGGCACGAGCAGTTGCATCTGAAGCTGGGCTGAACTTCCTAGCTGTCAAGGGTCCTGAACTCTTCAGCAAATGGGTTGGTGAATCAGAGAAGGCTGTCAGATCATTGTTTGCAAAAGCAAGGACCAATGCCCCATCCATTGTATTTTTTGATGAAATTGATAGTCTTGCTGTAACCCGTGGGAAGGAAAGTGATGGTGTTTCAGTGTCAGATAGGGTCATGAGTCAACTTCTTGTTGAATTGGATG GTCTGCATCAAAGAGTTAATGTCACTGTCATAGCTGCTACAAATAGGCCAGATAAGATTGATCCTGCCCTTTTAAGACCAG GACGCTTTGATCGCCTGCTTTATGTTGGACCTCCAAATGAGACAGACAGAGAAGATATATTTCGCATTCATTTGCGTAAAATTCCATGTGATTCTGATGTAAGTATTAAAGAACTTGCTCACCTCACAGATGGTTGTACTGGGGCTGACATATCACTAATATGTCGAGAGGCAGCCGTTGCAGCGATTGAG GAGAACCTTGGTGCTTCAGTTATATCAATGAAGCATTTAAAGAAGGCAATCAATCAGGTCCAGC
- the LOC130955772 gene encoding calmodulin-interacting protein 111 isoform X2: protein MPSSNSNKKKHSKSKHEAASSAPPVTPPRTPSRPDDEADLAASLCLPEASRRYPSFIGASAFVAQISAVDNAPNSKDSRIWLSELAMVSSSLAPGTLVSVSIASSMNRSVQLNPLKSLVDECVRCYGLETGKTLNDDVTGNYFVLATVFPSTKVLKNGVRLSSNISCTMGCPPLGTIVFVYPVQKQYLSGLANGSNELHYTESNCLSIYNCKELYLQLAPHKDGFQLDINNSASVTKSQVQSDSDIFASPSTPSNGSKFSNASVLSSPRFEDSASTIPIQNNQSMASFNIMDALGDESSKKLLQACATSWLYSRYLLLGNFVSVPMFSEVCIFQVIGAKKSPVDRADNYSSNGINNLCLEDSDVAENVNEAIVVNCETKVFLSLQSNAASKESIQRDLPSEKRKAEVANPSIYDNISKLGGLSKEYTVLKDIISSSVKDALSSFGLRITRGVLLHGPPGIGKTSLAQLCAHDVGVNFFQINGPEIVTQYFGESEQALHEVFDSAIQAAPAVVFIDELDAIAPARKDGGEELSQRMVATLLNLMDGISRTEGLLVIAATNRPDHIEPALRRPGRFDKEIEIGVPSPKQRLDILFTLLCGVDHSLSDLQVEHLATVTHGFVGADLAALCNEAALICLRRYANLKKSCGDSSNDLTEQPTLMNGETNSRNQSGIATSSVSESDTSVASNAVLQLCMMDTTSESMEIISDSDKDHNLKVSFEDFQKARMKIRPSAMREVILEVPKVNWEDVGGQNEVKAQLMEAVEWPQKHRDAFNRIGTRPPTGVLMFGPPGCSKTLMARAVASEAGLNFLAVKGPELFSKWVGESEKAVRSLFAKARTNAPSIVFFDEIDSLAVTRGKESDGVSVSDRVMSQLLVELDGLHQRVNVTVIAATNRPDKIDPALLRPGRFDRLLYVGPPNETDREDIFRIHLRKIPCDSDVSIKELAHLTDGCTGADISLICREAAVAAIEENLGASVISMKHLKKAINQVQPSEVQSYQKLSAKFQRAVRSCDTNELDHMPHKSGYTSFNVRNVLKSCALLLPIPAVILYLRTARSG, encoded by the exons ATGCCTTCTTCGAATTCGAATAAGAAGAAGCATTCCAAGTCAAAGCACGAAGCTGCTTCTTCTGCACCACCGGTTACTCCTCCTCGAACGCCGTCACGCCCCGACGACGAGGCCGACCTCGCCGCTTCTCTCTGCCTTCCAGAAGCTTCTCGAAGGTACCCTTCCTTCATCGGAGCATCTGCCTTTGTAGCTCAAATCTCCGCCGTTGATAATGCGCCTAATTCCAAGGACTCCAGAATCTGGCTCTCCGAACTTGCCATGGTTTCCTCTTCTCTTGCCCCTGGTACTCTTGTCTCG GTGTCAATTGCTTCATCAATGAACAGAAGTGTGCAATTGAATCCTCTCAAGTCATTAGTTGATGAATGTGTTAGATGCTACGGCTTGGAAACTGGGAAGACGTTGAACGATGATGTCACAGGGAATTACTTTGTGCTTGCAACTGTTTTCCCTTCTACGAAG GTTTTGAAGAATGGAGTACGTCTGTCCTCAAATATTTCTTGTACAATGGGATGTCCTCCTTTGGGTACAATAGTGTTTGTTTACCCAGTACAGAAACAGTACTTATCTGGTCTTGCAAATGGGAGCAATGAACTGCATTATACAGAAAGTAATTGTCTCTCGATATATAATTGCAAGGAATTGTATCTACAGCTTGCTCCTCATAAGGATGGATTTCAATTGGACATTAATAACTCAGCCTCTGTGACGAAATCCCAAGTCCAATCAGACAGTGATATTTTTGCATCTCCTAGCACACCTTCTAATGGATCAAAATTTTCTAATGCTAGTGTGTTGTCTTCTCCAAGATTTGAAGATTCAGCATCAACTATACCCATTCAGAATAATCAATCTATGGCTTCATTCAATATTATGGATGCATTAGGAGATGAAAGTTCGAAAAAATTACTACAGGCATGTGCAACATCATGGTTATATTCTCGTTATTTACTGCTAGGTAATTTTGTCTCTGTACCAATGTTTTCAGAGGTGTGCATTTTCCAAGTGATAGGAGCCAAAAAGTCACCAGTTGATAGAGCTGATAATTATTCATCAAATGGGATCAATAATTTGTGTCTTGAGGATTCTGATGTAGCAGAAAATGTGAATGAGGCAATAGTTGTCAATTGTGAAACAAAGGTATTTTTATCTTTGCAATCAAATGCAGCATCTAAAGAGTCAATTCAAAGGGATTTGCCCAGTGAAAAACGTAAAGCAGAGGTTGCTAATCCTAGCATATATGATAATATTTCTAAACTGGGTGGTCTCTCTAAAGAATATACAGTTTTAAAGGATATAATTTCTTCATCAGTAAAGGATGCTTTATCAAG TTTTGGTTTACGTATCACAAGAGGAGTCCTTCTACATGGTCCACCTGGTATAGGGAAGACTTCCCTTGCTCAATTATGTGCTCATGATGTTGGGGTAAATTTTTTCCAAATAAATGGACCTGAAATTGTTACCCAGTATTTTGGGGAAAGTGAGCAAGCATTGCATGAAGTTTTTGATTCAGCAATTCAAGCTGCACCTGCTGTG GTATTCATTGATGAATTAGATGCAATTGCCCCTGCAAGAAAAGATGGAGGTGAAGAGCTATCTCAAAGAATGGTTGCAACATTATTGAATTTGATGGATGGAATTAGTAGAACCGAAGGGTTGCTTGTAATTGCTGCCACCAACAGGCCTGATCATATTGAGCCGGCTCTCCGACGACCTGGAAGATTTGACAAAGAAATCGAAATTG GTGTGCCGTCCCCAAAACAACGCTTGGATATTTTGTTCACTCTTCTTTGTGGAGTGGATCATTCTCTCTCAGATTTACAAGTTGAACACCTTGCCACTGTCACTCATGGTTTTGTGGGCGCTGATCTGGCTGCCCTTTGCAATGAGGCGGCGCTGATTTGTCTAAGACGTTATGCTAATTTAAAGAAGAGTTGTGGTGATTCTTCCAATGATCTAACAGAGCAACCCACATTGATGAATGGTGAAACAAACTCCAGAAATCAATCAGGTATTGCAACTTCATCTGTTTCAGAATCTGATACATCAGTGGCCTCCAATGCTGTATTACAGCTCTGCATGATGGACACAACTTCGGAATCTATGGAAATAATTTCTGATAGTGATAAAGACCACAATTTGAAAGTCAGTTTTGAAGATTTTCAGAAGGCTAGAATGAAAATAAGACCCAGTGCCATGCGAGAG GTAATCCTTGAGGTTCCAAAGGTCAATTGGGAAGATGTAGGTGGTCAAAATGAAGTCAAAGCTCAGTTAATGGAAGCTGTAGAGTGGCCCCAGAAGCACCGTGATGCGTTCAACCGTATTGGGACTCGCCCTCCTACAGGTGTATTGATGTTTGGGCCTCCAGGTTGTAGCAAAACCCTCATGGCACGAGCAGTTGCATCTGAAGCTGGGCTGAACTTCCTAGCTGTCAAGGGTCCTGAACTCTTCAGCAAATGGGTTGGTGAATCAGAGAAGGCTGTCAGATCATTGTTTGCAAAAGCAAGGACCAATGCCCCATCCATTGTATTTTTTGATGAAATTGATAGTCTTGCTGTAACCCGTGGGAAGGAAAGTGATGGTGTTTCAGTGTCAGATAGGGTCATGAGTCAACTTCTTGTTGAATTGGATG GTCTGCATCAAAGAGTTAATGTCACTGTCATAGCTGCTACAAATAGGCCAGATAAGATTGATCCTGCCCTTTTAAGACCAG GACGCTTTGATCGCCTGCTTTATGTTGGACCTCCAAATGAGACAGACAGAGAAGATATATTTCGCATTCATTTGCGTAAAATTCCATGTGATTCTGATGTAAGTATTAAAGAACTTGCTCACCTCACAGATGGTTGTACTGGGGCTGACATATCACTAATATGTCGAGAGGCAGCCGTTGCAGCGATTGAG GAGAACCTTGGTGCTTCAGTTATATCAATGAAGCATTTAAAGAAGGCAATCAATCAGGTCCAGC
- the LOC130955772 gene encoding calmodulin-interacting protein 111 isoform X3, with amino-acid sequence MPSSNSNKKKHSKSKHEAASSAPPVTPPRTPSRPDDEADLAASLCLPEASRRYPSFIGASAFVAQISAVDNAPNSKDSRIWLSELAMVSSSLAPGTLVSVSIASSMNRSVQLNPLKSLVDECVRCYGLETGKTLNDDVTGNYFVLATVFPSTKVLKNGVRLSSNISCTMGCPPLGTIVFVYPVQKQYLSGLANGSNELHYTESNCLSIYNCKELYLQLAPHKDGFQLDINNSASVTKSQVQSDSDIFASPSTPSNGSKFSNASVLSSPRFEDSASTIPIQNNQSMASFNIMDALGDESSKKLLQACATSWLYSRYLLLGNFVSVPMFSEVCIFQVIGAKKSPVDRADNYSSNGINNLCLEDSDVAENVNEAIVVNCETKVFLSLQSNAASKESIQRDLPSEKRKAEVANPSIYDNISKLGGLSKEYTVLKDIISSSVKDALSSFGLRITRGVLLHGPPGIGKTSLAQLCAHDVGVNFFQINGPEIVTQYFGESEQALHEVFDSAIQAAPAVVFIDELDAIAPARKDGGEELSQRMVATLLNLMDGISRTEGLLVIAATNRPDHIEPALRRPGRFDKEIEIGVPSPKQRLDILFTLLCGVDHSLSDLQVEHLATVTHGFVGADLAALCNEAALICLRRYANLKKSCGDSSNDLTEQPTLMNGETNSRNQSGIATSSVSESDTSVASNAVLQLCMMDTTSESMEIISDSDKDHNLKVSFEDFQKARMKIRPSAMREVILEVPKVNWEDVGGQNEVKAQLMEAVEWPQKHRDAFNRIGTRPPTGVLMFGPPGCSKTLMARAVASEAGLNFLAVKGPELFSKWVGESEKAVRSLFAKARTNAPSIVFFDEIDSLAVTRGKESDGVSVSDRVMSQLLVELDGLHQRVNVTVIAATNRPDKIDPALLRPVRFK; translated from the exons ATGCCTTCTTCGAATTCGAATAAGAAGAAGCATTCCAAGTCAAAGCACGAAGCTGCTTCTTCTGCACCACCGGTTACTCCTCCTCGAACGCCGTCACGCCCCGACGACGAGGCCGACCTCGCCGCTTCTCTCTGCCTTCCAGAAGCTTCTCGAAGGTACCCTTCCTTCATCGGAGCATCTGCCTTTGTAGCTCAAATCTCCGCCGTTGATAATGCGCCTAATTCCAAGGACTCCAGAATCTGGCTCTCCGAACTTGCCATGGTTTCCTCTTCTCTTGCCCCTGGTACTCTTGTCTCG GTGTCAATTGCTTCATCAATGAACAGAAGTGTGCAATTGAATCCTCTCAAGTCATTAGTTGATGAATGTGTTAGATGCTACGGCTTGGAAACTGGGAAGACGTTGAACGATGATGTCACAGGGAATTACTTTGTGCTTGCAACTGTTTTCCCTTCTACGAAG GTTTTGAAGAATGGAGTACGTCTGTCCTCAAATATTTCTTGTACAATGGGATGTCCTCCTTTGGGTACAATAGTGTTTGTTTACCCAGTACAGAAACAGTACTTATCTGGTCTTGCAAATGGGAGCAATGAACTGCATTATACAGAAAGTAATTGTCTCTCGATATATAATTGCAAGGAATTGTATCTACAGCTTGCTCCTCATAAGGATGGATTTCAATTGGACATTAATAACTCAGCCTCTGTGACGAAATCCCAAGTCCAATCAGACAGTGATATTTTTGCATCTCCTAGCACACCTTCTAATGGATCAAAATTTTCTAATGCTAGTGTGTTGTCTTCTCCAAGATTTGAAGATTCAGCATCAACTATACCCATTCAGAATAATCAATCTATGGCTTCATTCAATATTATGGATGCATTAGGAGATGAAAGTTCGAAAAAATTACTACAGGCATGTGCAACATCATGGTTATATTCTCGTTATTTACTGCTAGGTAATTTTGTCTCTGTACCAATGTTTTCAGAGGTGTGCATTTTCCAAGTGATAGGAGCCAAAAAGTCACCAGTTGATAGAGCTGATAATTATTCATCAAATGGGATCAATAATTTGTGTCTTGAGGATTCTGATGTAGCAGAAAATGTGAATGAGGCAATAGTTGTCAATTGTGAAACAAAGGTATTTTTATCTTTGCAATCAAATGCAGCATCTAAAGAGTCAATTCAAAGGGATTTGCCCAGTGAAAAACGTAAAGCAGAGGTTGCTAATCCTAGCATATATGATAATATTTCTAAACTGGGTGGTCTCTCTAAAGAATATACAGTTTTAAAGGATATAATTTCTTCATCAGTAAAGGATGCTTTATCAAG TTTTGGTTTACGTATCACAAGAGGAGTCCTTCTACATGGTCCACCTGGTATAGGGAAGACTTCCCTTGCTCAATTATGTGCTCATGATGTTGGGGTAAATTTTTTCCAAATAAATGGACCTGAAATTGTTACCCAGTATTTTGGGGAAAGTGAGCAAGCATTGCATGAAGTTTTTGATTCAGCAATTCAAGCTGCACCTGCTGTG GTATTCATTGATGAATTAGATGCAATTGCCCCTGCAAGAAAAGATGGAGGTGAAGAGCTATCTCAAAGAATGGTTGCAACATTATTGAATTTGATGGATGGAATTAGTAGAACCGAAGGGTTGCTTGTAATTGCTGCCACCAACAGGCCTGATCATATTGAGCCGGCTCTCCGACGACCTGGAAGATTTGACAAAGAAATCGAAATTG GTGTGCCGTCCCCAAAACAACGCTTGGATATTTTGTTCACTCTTCTTTGTGGAGTGGATCATTCTCTCTCAGATTTACAAGTTGAACACCTTGCCACTGTCACTCATGGTTTTGTGGGCGCTGATCTGGCTGCCCTTTGCAATGAGGCGGCGCTGATTTGTCTAAGACGTTATGCTAATTTAAAGAAGAGTTGTGGTGATTCTTCCAATGATCTAACAGAGCAACCCACATTGATGAATGGTGAAACAAACTCCAGAAATCAATCAGGTATTGCAACTTCATCTGTTTCAGAATCTGATACATCAGTGGCCTCCAATGCTGTATTACAGCTCTGCATGATGGACACAACTTCGGAATCTATGGAAATAATTTCTGATAGTGATAAAGACCACAATTTGAAAGTCAGTTTTGAAGATTTTCAGAAGGCTAGAATGAAAATAAGACCCAGTGCCATGCGAGAG GTAATCCTTGAGGTTCCAAAGGTCAATTGGGAAGATGTAGGTGGTCAAAATGAAGTCAAAGCTCAGTTAATGGAAGCTGTAGAGTGGCCCCAGAAGCACCGTGATGCGTTCAACCGTATTGGGACTCGCCCTCCTACAGGTGTATTGATGTTTGGGCCTCCAGGTTGTAGCAAAACCCTCATGGCACGAGCAGTTGCATCTGAAGCTGGGCTGAACTTCCTAGCTGTCAAGGGTCCTGAACTCTTCAGCAAATGGGTTGGTGAATCAGAGAAGGCTGTCAGATCATTGTTTGCAAAAGCAAGGACCAATGCCCCATCCATTGTATTTTTTGATGAAATTGATAGTCTTGCTGTAACCCGTGGGAAGGAAAGTGATGGTGTTTCAGTGTCAGATAGGGTCATGAGTCAACTTCTTGTTGAATTGGATG GTCTGCATCAAAGAGTTAATGTCACTGTCATAGCTGCTACAAATAGGCCAGATAAGATTGATCCTGCCCTTTTAAGACCAG TCAGGTTCAAATAA
- the LOC130955778 gene encoding G2/mitotic-specific cyclin S13-7-like, with amino-acid sequence MASRPIVPQQARGDAIVRGGKQQQEQKKNGAGNRKALGEIGNLVTVKGVEVKPNRPITRSFCAQLLANAQKEAAAENNKKQICANVGGPAPHGVAVATKRVAPKPAANKNVTTKPKPAVVEVIDISSEKETPKDKPVNKNKKEADGNSKKKSHTLTSVLTARSKAACDLAKKPKEQIVDIDAADVNDELAAVEYIEDIYKFYKLVENESRPHDYMNSQPEINEKMRAILVDWLTDVHTKFDLSTETLYLTINIIDRFLAVKTVPRKELQLVGISAMLMASKYEEIWPPEVNDFVCLSDRAYTNEQILVMEKVILDKLEWTLTVPTPFVFLVRFIKASVPDEQLESMAHFLSELGMMHYATLMYCPSMVAASAVFAARCTLNKTPLWSDTLKLHTGYTQEQLMDCAKLLVSFHSNVGNGKLKVLYRKYSDPQKGAVAVLPPAKYLLREASSVSSGSTH; translated from the exons ATGGCTTCAAGACCCATCGTTCCTCAACAAGCAAGAG GTGATGCAATCGTAAGAGGAGGGAAGCAGCAACAGGAGCAGAAGAAGAATGGTGCCGGAAACCGTAAAGCCCTCGGAGAGATCGGAAATTTGGTCACTGTTAAAGGTGTAGAGGTTAAGCCCAATCGCCCCATCACAAG GAGTTTCTGTGCACAACTTCTTGCCAATGCGCAAAAAGAAGCAGCTGCTGAAAACAACAAG AAACAGATATGTGCTAATGTGGGTGGACCTGCTCCTCACGGAGTTGCAGTTGCTACAAAGAGGGTTGCACCAAAGCCTGCTGCTAACAAGAATGTGACTACAAAACCAAAGCCTGCAGTAGTGGAAGTCATTGATATAAGCTCTGAAAAGGAGACACCAAAGGACAAGCCTGTGAACAAGAATAAAAAGGAAGCAGATGGCAACTCCAAGAAGAAATCACACACTCTCACTTCAGTCCTCACAGCCAGAAGCAAG gCAGCATGTGATCTTGCTAAGAAACCAAAGGAGCAGATTGTTGACATTGATGCAGCTGATGTCAATGATGAGCTTGCTGCTGTTGAATACATTGAAGACATCTACAAGTTCTATAAGCTAGTTGAG AATGAGAGCCGTCCACATGATTACATGAACTCACAGCCAGAGATCAATGAAAAGATGAGAGCCATACTGGTTGATTGGCTCACAGATGTGCACACCAAGTTTGACCTCTCTACTGAGACACTTTATCTGACCATCAACATCATTGATAGATTCTTAGCAGTGAAGACTGTGCCAAGAAAGGAACTCCAATTGGTTGGGATCAGTGCCATGCTCATGGCATCCAAGTATGAAGAAATCTGGCCCCCGGAGGTGAATGACTTTGTGTGCCTCTCAGATAGAGCTTACACAAATGAACAGATTCTTGTCATGGAGAAAGTCATATTGGACAAGCTGGAATGGACTTTGACTGTGCCTACTCCATTTGTTTTCCTTGTTCGTTTCATCAAGGCTTCAGTTCCGGATGAACAG CTGGAGAGCATGGCACACTTTCTATCTGAGTTGGGAATGATGCATTATGCAACCTTAATGTACTGTCCATCAATGGTTGCAGCCTCAGCAGTTTTTGCAGCTAGATGCACACTTAACAAGACACCTCTTTGGAGTGACACACTTAAGCTACACACCGGTTACACACAAGAACAACTTAT GGATTGTGCTAAGCTACTAGTGAGTTTTCACTCGAATGTTGGGAATGGGAAGTTGAAGGTTTTGTACAGAAAATACTCAGATCCACAGAAAGGTGCTGTAGCTGTGCTTCCACCAGCTAAATATCTTCTCCGGGAAGCTTCTTCTGTCTCTTCTGGCTCTACACATTGA